The proteins below come from a single Vitis vinifera cultivar Pinot Noir 40024 chromosome 9, ASM3070453v1 genomic window:
- the LOC100261821 gene encoding uncharacterized protein LOC100261821 yields MDALQVIASATQIVSGMVGAISALEQASRNLDEAPKRVRSLEDFVCDLENLTQRIKQKHAYKLHNPQLEYQIQSLNSLIERLHPNIRKARRIVSKSRAKNLAKVVWTSVAGDPLEKLVNSIRDDLNWWLESQRLAGSVEKVIESTARTIPVRLKIKPEQGYPISSKCNFVRTLLEQDSSHRVILIVGLSGIGKLCLARQVAADPPMKFVDGAVELGFGQWCSRAACNESKDKYQRRLARKICKFLVQIGFWKKIRDENSGDLEYMCCLLQEALYGKSILILLDDVWEQDIVERFAKLYDNNCSYLVTTRNEAVYEITEAQKVELNKDDIKEISKAILLYHSHLSEEEVPGVAESLLERCGHHPLTVAVMGKALRKEIRAEKWEKAIINLSTYATCAPGPISYVNEKEAENTLTIFRSFEFSLEAMPEDSRRLFIALAALSWAEPVPEACLESVWSVVGQDNLFPLVVCKLVEGSLLMKTDSFPLYQVHDMVSLYLDCRTHDSVKILLSESSPERIAFISPWLLTFGKETVKQIAEQRTEFCLSGLEEKQAAITLEAIIQALMASESISELEASRASFSSILGPRIENLISSNSQDLIAVTAEAVTIIFSKSDYQKYFPSLETTGAVEKLASILENCEDLMIQTNISIVLAKLAEFGSLDTVDKVLQSILINQLADLLSPNNEEWHESVFTTLMSLIKAGKLNAIERMYALEIDKSLIKLLESGSEVAQHHAIVTLKAFYEVGGPPANGSLQPGNLNLLPWQARLSLERFVLSDISIPLAPKPQTFEYLIHKLLDHDIKQVLEAMQDLIPIVEKAGDSRIRKMILQSPLIKRLSELLQYGHSEQNTIRSESAFLLTKLACSGGEPCIKKFLEHDIIPELVKLMHCNAPELQDSSYTALHQMLFGNGGVLIINQMLQTGLIERLAHSLEGKSMKTREVNMHCILDIVELGSKACLERMLSLQVVEKLVRIEKANGGSGETLVGFLRGIDKCKHLLTAERRVMKQQVVRKVRAALKGHKFGVQILAALDACVTEGSKGAGSSSTGRQRK; encoded by the exons ATGGATGCTTTGCAGGTCATTGCTTCAGCTACACAGATTGTTTCGGGTATGGTAGGGGCCATCAGTGCATTAGAACAAGCCTCCAGAAATCTTGATGAGGCTCCAAAGAGAGTTCGAAGCTTAGAGGATTTTGTATGTGATCTAGAGAACTTGACACAAAGAATTAAGCAAAAGCATGCCTACAAGCTTCATAACCCCCAGTTAGAATACCAAATTCAAAGCTTGAACAGCCTGATTGAACGGCTGCATCCAAATATCAGGAAGGCAAGAAGGATTGTGTCCAAAAGTAGGGCTAAGAACTTGGCTAAGGTGGTATGGACTTCAGTTGCAGGAGACCCCCTTGAGAAGCTAGTAAATTCAATCCGGGACGACTTGAATTGGTGGCTTGAATCTCAAAGATTGGCTGGAAGTGTTGAGAAAGTAATAGAATCAACTGCTAGAACTATTCCAGTACGGCTGAAAATAAAGCCTGAACAAGGCTACCCAATTTCTAGTAAGTGTAACTTTGTGAGAACTTTACTAGAACAAGACAGCTCTCACCGGGTCATTCTAATTGTTGGGTTATCTGGTATTGGAAAGTTGTGCTTGGCTCGTCAAGTAGCTGCCGATCCTCCGATGAAGTTTGTGGATGGAGCAGTTGAACTTGGATTTGGACAATGGTGCAGCAGAGCTGCTTGTAATGAAAGTAAGGACAAATACCAGAGGCGCTTGGCAAGAAAAATTTGTAAATTTCTGGTCCAAATAGGATTCTGGAAGAAGATTAGGGATGAGAATAGTGGAGATCTTGAGTATATGTGTTGCTTGCTTCAAGAAGCCTTGTATGGGAAAAGCATTCTAATCCTTCTTGATGATGTGTGGGAGCAAGACATAGTTGAGCGGTTTGCAAAGCTGTATGATAACAATTGCAGTTACTTGGTAACAACAAGAAATGAAGCTGTATATGAGATTACAGAGGCCCAGAAGGTAGAGTTAAACAAAGATGACATAAAGGAAATAAGCAAGGCTATTCTTCTCTACCACAGCCACCTTAGTGAGGAAGAGGTCCCG GGTGTGGCAGAAAGCTTGCTTGAACGTTGCGGCCATCACCCACTTACAGTAGCTGTCATGGGTAAGGCTCTCAGGAAAGAAATAAGAGCTGAGAAATGGGAAAAGGCCATCATCAACCTATCCACCTATGCCACTTGTGCACCAGGTCCCATCTCATATGTGAATGAGAAGGAAGCTGAGAACACACTGACCATTTTTCGGTCATTTGAGTTTAGTCTTGAAGCAATGCCTGAAGACTCCAGAAGACTCTTTATAGCTCTTGCAGCCCTTTCATGGGCAGAACCTGTACCAGAAGCTTGTCTAGAATCTGTTTGGTCAGTTGTTGGGCAGGACAACCTGTTTCCTCTGGTTGTCTGCAAGCTTGTTGAGGGATCCCTACTGATGAAAACCGACTCATTTCCCTTGTACCAGGTTCATGACATGGTATCATTATACCTTGATTGCAGGACACATGATTCAGTTAAGATTCTACTCTCTGAATCTAGCCCAGAAAGGATTGCATTTATCAGCCCCTGGCTGTTGACTTTTGGAAAAGAAACTGTGAAACAAATTGCTGAGCAGAGAACAGAGTTTTGTCTGAGCGGTTTGGAAGAAAAACAGGCAGCTATCACCTTAGAAGCCATTATCCAGGCTTTGATGGCTAGCGAATCCATTTCTGAACTTGAAGCTAGTAGAGCAAGCTTTAGTAGTATATTGGGACCTAGGATTGAGAACTTGATTTCATCCAACTCACAGGACCTAATTGCAGTGACTGCAGAAGCTGTCACAATAATATTCAGTAAAAGTGATTATCAGAAGTATTTTCCATCCCTTGAAACTACTGGTGCAGTTGAAAAGCTGGCAAGTATATTAGAGAACTGTGAGGATCTGATGATCCAGACTAACATCTCAATTGTCCTTGCAAAACTTGCAGAATTTGGAAGCCTGGATACAGTTGATAAGGTCCTTCAGAGCATTCTCATTAACCAGCTGGCTGATTTACTTTCTCCCAACAATGAGGAATGGCATGAGAGTGTGTTTACTACATTGATGTCATTGATAAAAGCAGGAAAGTTGAACGCCATTGAAAGGATGTATGCCCTTGAGATTGATAAGAGTCTGATTAAACTTCTTGAGAGTGGATCTGAAGTTGCACAACACCATGCTATTGTCACATTGAAGGCATTTTATGAGGTGGGAGGCCCTCCTGCAAATGGGTCTCTTCAACCCGGTAATCTAAACCTCTTACCCTGGCAAGCAAGGCTTAGTTTGGAAAGGTTCGTTTTGTCAGATATAAGTATTCCCCTTGCACCAAAGCCACAGACTTTTGAATATCTCATTCACAAGCTGCTTGACCATGATATCAAGCAGGTACTGGAGGCAATGCAAGATCTCATACCAATTGTTGAGAAAGCAGGAGATTCAAGgattagaaaaatgattttacagAGTCCCCTCATCAAAAGATTATCAGAACTCTTGCAGTATGGGCACTCGGAACAAAACACTATAAGATCTGAATCTGCCTTTTTATTAACTAAGCTAGCTTGCTCTGGTGGAGAACCCTGCATCAAGAAATTTCTTGAGCATGATATTATTCCTGAGCTGGTCAAGTTGATGCATTGCAATGCCCCAGAGCTGCAGGATTCATCCTACACAGCTTTACACCAGATGCTTTTTGGCAATGGTGGGGTACTCATTATCAACCAGATGCTTCAGACGGGTCTCATTGAGAGGTTGGCTCATTCGCTTGAGGGAAAATCGATGAAGACACGGGAAGTGAACATGCATTGCATTTTGGATATAGTCGAGTTGGGAAGCAAAGCCTGCTTAGAGCGAATGCTTTCTTTGCAAGTGGTGGAGAAGCTTGTGAGGATTGAAAAGGCCAATGGGGGCTCGGGCGAAACCCTGGTTGGATTTCTCAGAGGAATAGATAAGTGCAAGCATCTTTTAACAGCAGAGCGTAGGGTGATGAAGCAACAAGTGGTCAGGAAGGTGAGGGCAGCTCTGAAAGGCCATAAATTTGGAGTTCAGATTTTAGCAGCTCTAGATGCCTGTGTTACTGAGGGATCAAAAGGTGCCGGTAGTAGTTCTACTGGTCGACAAAGAAAATAG